Proteins from one Dethiosulfovibrio peptidovorans genomic window:
- a CDS encoding branched-chain amino acid transporter AzlC, which yields MKELRFALVAIAPLLFSYLFVGVAFGVLAHKAGFSARWAVCVGLVVYAGSMQIVMISLLASGDSLLTTAIMTLFVNGRHVFYGIGFVETFRRMGRAYPYMALTLTDETYSLLSSLECPQDLDQDRVMFLIAVLCHCLWVFSCAVGALLGRSIPGSLAGIEFSATAFFATAVLDQGRRLGTWLPSFVGAGSAVGCILLLGREHFLLPALTISLVVLFFVRGSVTRQLEVRRGSS from the coding sequence CTGAAGGAGCTCAGATTTGCCCTGGTGGCCATTGCCCCGCTCCTTTTCTCGTACCTGTTCGTTGGGGTCGCCTTCGGTGTTCTGGCCCATAAGGCCGGTTTCTCCGCTCGTTGGGCGGTATGCGTCGGATTGGTGGTCTACGCTGGGTCTATGCAGATCGTCATGATCTCTCTCCTGGCGTCGGGGGATTCTCTGCTGACCACTGCGATCATGACCCTGTTCGTCAACGGGCGTCACGTTTTTTATGGCATAGGTTTCGTGGAGACCTTTCGGCGAATGGGGCGGGCGTATCCGTACATGGCGCTGACCCTCACCGATGAAACGTACTCTCTGTTGTCGTCCTTGGAGTGCCCCCAGGACTTGGATCAAGACAGGGTAATGTTTTTGATCGCCGTCCTCTGTCATTGCCTGTGGGTCTTCAGTTGCGCCGTGGGTGCTCTGCTGGGGCGATCCATACCTGGATCTCTCGCGGGAATCGAGTTCTCTGCCACTGCGTTTTTTGCTACGGCGGTTCTGGATCAAGGGCGACGCTTGGGAACCTGGCTTCCTTCTTTCGTAGGAGCAGGGAGTGCTGTGGGGTGCATATTGCTCCTCGGGCGGGAGCATTTTTTGCTTCCGGCTCTGACCATCAGTTTAGTGGTCCTCTTCTTCGTCAGAGGAAGCGTCACTCGCCAGTTGGAGGTTCGTCGTGGTTCCTCCTGA
- the argH gene encoding argininosuccinate lyase, with the protein MWKSRCSQETNGKIQRFSQSLDLDWRLALWDIRGRLVYAEMLNQKGLITDSDLSAIRRGFQDILDELDRGEFVPGEDLADVHMNLEHRLTEKIGVAGAYLHSRLNRNDHEEAAMRLYVKDVLAQVRDGLIRLLEALLDRAEIHHKTIVPGYTHLQQSQPVSMGHFWMAYFEAFSRDIGRLEFALEVSDECPLGCGALAGSTMPLDREYMTQALGFERPSQNSMDAVGQRDYVFDVLSFASIFSVHCSRLAEDLILYASAEFGWVILPGGFSAGSRMMPQNKNTDALELVRGRTGRMVGHLVDFLVTLKGLPMTYNWDLQEEKRNLFSAFDALLPLLDVLPELISAVELDADRAAESFSDGLALATDVVEYLVLKGIPFREAHQRVDALVGWCIREGRSLFDLDLDEFQVFLAEDAQEDLLSLVDLEAAVARRETLGGTGFKQVRRQIQRGVDLILSLRETGTVS; encoded by the coding sequence ATGTGGAAGAGCCGTTGTTCTCAGGAGACGAACGGAAAAATCCAGCGTTTTTCCCAATCCTTGGATCTCGATTGGCGTCTGGCTTTGTGGGATATACGGGGACGTTTAGTTTATGCTGAGATGCTGAATCAAAAGGGCCTCATAACCGACAGCGACCTTTCCGCCATACGAAGGGGTTTTCAGGATATTCTGGATGAACTTGACCGAGGGGAGTTCGTCCCGGGTGAGGATTTAGCGGATGTGCACATGAACCTGGAACACAGGCTAACCGAGAAAATTGGTGTCGCTGGTGCGTATCTCCACAGCAGACTGAACCGGAACGATCATGAGGAGGCCGCGATGAGGCTCTACGTGAAGGACGTCCTGGCTCAGGTGAGGGACGGTCTTATCCGTCTTTTGGAGGCCTTGCTCGATCGTGCTGAGATTCATCATAAGACCATCGTCCCGGGCTACACTCATCTTCAGCAGTCTCAACCGGTGAGTATGGGCCATTTTTGGATGGCCTACTTCGAGGCCTTCAGTCGGGACATCGGGCGACTGGAGTTCGCTTTGGAGGTCTCTGACGAGTGTCCTTTGGGCTGTGGGGCCTTGGCGGGGTCTACCATGCCCCTGGATCGGGAGTACATGACACAAGCACTGGGATTTGAGAGGCCGTCTCAGAACAGCATGGACGCTGTGGGGCAGAGGGACTACGTCTTCGACGTTCTGTCATTCGCCTCCATCTTCTCGGTCCATTGCAGTCGGTTGGCTGAGGATTTGATCCTCTACGCCAGTGCCGAGTTTGGGTGGGTGATCCTTCCCGGTGGCTTCTCCGCAGGTTCCAGAATGATGCCCCAGAACAAAAACACCGATGCCCTTGAGCTCGTCCGGGGTCGCACCGGTCGGATGGTGGGGCATCTGGTAGACTTTCTGGTTACCTTAAAGGGATTGCCGATGACGTATAATTGGGATCTTCAGGAGGAAAAACGAAACTTGTTCTCCGCCTTTGACGCCCTTCTTCCGCTCCTGGATGTCTTGCCCGAGCTGATCAGCGCTGTCGAGCTGGATGCCGATCGAGCCGCCGAAAGCTTCTCCGACGGCTTGGCTCTGGCCACCGACGTGGTCGAATACCTGGTGCTGAAGGGAATTCCTTTCCGGGAGGCCCATCAAAGGGTCGATGCACTGGTGGGATGGTGCATCCGGGAGGGACGAAGTCTTTTCGACCTGGACCTGGATGAATTTCAGGTTTTTCTGGCGGAGGATGCTCAGGAGGACCTTTTGTCCTTGGTAGACCTGGAGGCCGCCGTGGCCCGGAGGGAAACCTTGGGAGGAACGGGGTTCAAACAGGTGAGAAGACAGATCCAGCGTGGGGTCGATCTGATTCTTTCATTGAGGGAAACTGGTACGGTCTCCTGA
- a CDS encoding branched-chain amino acid transporter AzlD, with protein MATLVVVAAVTALTRGLPYVTLGGRTKLPPVVEYLGTVLPGAIMVILVFYCLRHVQFHASPFGLPECIALASVAVIHRVCRNQFLSVFVGTVIYMVLLRVIR; from the coding sequence ATGGCGACCCTCGTAGTCGTTGCCGCAGTGACGGCTCTCACGCGAGGATTGCCTTACGTGACCCTGGGGGGGAGAACAAAGCTCCCCCCTGTCGTCGAGTATTTGGGCACGGTTCTTCCTGGGGCTATCATGGTCATTCTGGTGTTCTATTGCCTAAGGCACGTTCAGTTTCATGCCTCTCCCTTCGGCCTTCCCGAGTGTATTGCCCTGGCCTCGGTTGCCGTGATTCATAGAGTCTGTCGAAACCAGTTTCTCAGCGTTTTTGTGGGGACAGTTATATACATGGTCCTGCTTCGGGTGATTCGGTAG